The genomic segment CGGGTCCTGGGCGTTCTGGCGCAATGTGCAGGTGCGTGGCTTCCTCACGATCATCGCCGTGTTCTCCATCGCGCTCGGCACGTGGCACGCGGTGACTGACAAGCTGTCGCTGGGGACTTCCTACGACCAGGTGGTCTTCAACGTCGTCTCGATCATCTCGACCACGGGCTATGCGCTCGGCGATTACACGGCGTGGGGTACGCCCGCGATCGGCGCGTTCTTCGTGCTCACCTTCCTCGGCGGCTGCACCGGCTCGACGGCGGGCGGCATCAAGGTGTTCCGCCTCCAGATCATGTGGCTCACCGCACGCGCCTATGTGGGCAGCCTCATTAGTCCGCGGCGCGTCTCCACCACGCTCTATGACGGTCGGCTGGTGGAGGACGACGTGCCGGCGGCGATCCTCGCCTTCGTTTCCGTCCTGTTCGCCATGCTGGTGGTCCTGACCATGGCGCTCACCGCCTTCGGGCTCGATTTCGTCACGAGCCTCTCCGGCGCGGCAACGGCGCTCGCCAATGTGGGCCCCGGCCTCGGCCCGATCATCGGACCCGCCGGGAATTTCGGGTCGCTTCCGGAAGGCGCGAAGATCCTCCTGGCCCTCGCCATGCTGCTCGGTCGGCTGGAATATTTCACCATATTGGTGCTGCTGGATCCCTATTTCTGGCGGAAATAGGGGGTGTCTTCGAATTGAAACGGCACCGGTCCGCTCCCCCACCCGGCCACCCATGAGATCATACTGCCAAGGGTGGCCGGGTGGGGGAGCGGACCGGCCCCGGTTCGAACCAAGCCCCCGATGCCGTGCGCGCTATAGCGCCCAGCGGAAGGCGCGGCGCAGCTCGCTCGTGCCGTCCGTCTCGTACCAGCGGCCGTGGCTGATCACGATGCGCTCCGGCGCCCACGAGATCATGCGTTCCACGGCCTGCCTCAGTGGCTTGCGGTGGCGCAGGAAGGTGAGTTGCATGTCGATCGGCGCCTTGCCGTCGGGGTCCGCCGCGCCGGCCAGCCACAGCGCCTGGCGGTAGAGCCACGGGCGCACGCGCTCGGTCTCGAAATTCTCGATCAGGTCGGTGAGGATCAGGGTGCGCGACGGGCGGTGGAAGAAGTCGGCCTCGGTCAGGAGGTCGCCTGCCACGACCACCTGATCGAGCGTTCCCGCCCAGGCGTCGGGCGGGGTGTCGGAGAGGGTGTTGGCGATGGCCAGCGGGCGCTTGGCGGACCGCTGGAGCCCCTCCACCCCGTAGGTCTGCGCCTCGGGGAAGCGATCCGCCCAGTCCGGCAGCCACCAGTAGTGGATGGTGTTGGGCGCGACGAGATGGCGGACCGGGCCGAGCGCCGCCACGGCGTCGACCAGCGTGTCCTCCGGAGCGGTCGGCGAATGCAGCCACAACGCGCCGTCGGGCAGCCGCACGACCGTCATGCGGGTCGGAAAGGGCAGGTTCATGCCGATATAGCGGAACCGGATCTCCGGCCCGTCGACGATCCACAGATCGGGGGCGACGGGCTTCAGGACATTGAGCGGCTCGTAGGGGGCATAGGCATGATTGTCCGCCATGGTCGTCCGGCTTCCTCGCGTCACGCCGCGGTCTCGCCGTCCGTCCAGCGGCGGGCCGCGTCCTCGTCGCTGTCGCGCGCCTCCACCCAGCGCTCGCCGCCTGGGCCGCTCTCCAGCTTCCAGAAGGGGGCCTTCGTCTTCAGCCAGTCGATCAGGAAGCGGCAGGCCTCGAAGGCCGCCTCGCGATGGGCCGATGCGGTGGCGACGAGCACGATGTCCTCGCCGGGCTCGAGCCGCCCGTGGCGATGTATGATGAGGGAGGCCTCC from the Kaustia mangrovi genome contains:
- a CDS encoding molybdenum cofactor biosynthesis protein MoaE, yielding MIRVQEAPFDVGRELKALKGGNRAIGGVALFVGTVRDMAGGEPIEAMTLEHYPGMTEAALEEIDREAHDRWPLEASLIIHRHGRLEPGEDIVLVATASAHREAAFEACRFLIDWLKTKAPFWKLESGPGGERWVEARDSDEDAARRWTDGETAA
- a CDS encoding DUF4336 domain-containing protein is translated as MADNHAYAPYEPLNVLKPVAPDLWIVDGPEIRFRYIGMNLPFPTRMTVVRLPDGALWLHSPTAPEDTLVDAVAALGPVRHLVAPNTIHYWWLPDWADRFPEAQTYGVEGLQRSAKRPLAIANTLSDTPPDAWAGTLDQVVVAGDLLTEADFFHRPSRTLILTDLIENFETERVRPWLYRQALWLAGAADPDGKAPIDMQLTFLRHRKPLRQAVERMISWAPERIVISHGRWYETDGTSELRRAFRWAL